The stretch of DNA CGATTGTCGTAGAGCAGCTGCAGACTCGCCTTGAGCGCCAGCCTCTCGCTCAGGGCCGCGCTCACCGAGTTGGTCAGATCGGCGCGATAGTCCGAGCTGTCATCGGCGTTCTCGTCGAGGATCAGATCGCTGTCGAAGGATGTCGCGGCGTTGATCTGACGCCAGTAGTCGTAGGACAGACGCACACCGGCAAAGCTCGAAGTGGCTCCCGAGACGTCGTCTTGATCGGTGAGGGTGACCCCGTAGTCGGTCCGAAACCGAGCGTTCTCCCGCTCGAACCAAACATGACCCACGCCCGCAAAGGCGCTGAAGCGGCTGTCGATCCCGGCAAACTCGTTCTTGTCCCAGCCCGCGCCCGCGAACCAGAAGAACTTCTCCGAAAGACGGTGGTCATAGCGCCCGCGCAGAAGGTAGTTCTCGGCCGTAAGCGCCGTGTCGCGAGTCTCGATCACCCTGAAGTCGGCCGGGCTTCCGACCGCAACGCGCGAGATTATAGTGGTCTCTGAACGAACGCCACCCAGAGCGATTTCCAACGAAGAGCTATCCCATCGGCGGATGACCGTGTTGCGCAGAGCAATCGTCTGTACTTCCGTGTTGCCGCCACTCGCAAGGAGGGAGAACTCCGCGGTGTCGAACCATCCCAGCTTCGGTTCTTCCTCGTCTTGCGCGAGCGCCGGCCCAGCCGAGACAAGGACGACCATCACAAGCGCCATAGCCACACCGATCGGCGTTCTGAGTCGATTCTGGATCTTCATCGATTCGCTTCTCCCAAGAGAATGGACTGCCGTCAGACGGCTGACGTTCCGGGCATAACCCGAGCCGGAACGCCGCAAGATGACCGCTGAGTCTTCTACCCGGCAGACACGGACAAGGCGTACTCGACGACCTGGTCGGGAAGTAACGTCCCGACGTCAAACACGAGGACACAGAACTCGGCGCCGGGGAGGCCGAAAACCAGCAGGTCGCCCTCGTTGGCACGATCGGAGGTGCGCGCTTGACATTGATCTTCCGCGGGCCGTCCCAACCCCACACCTACCGGAAGATCGAAGCCCACGGGCCCCTCCCCTTCGACTGCCTTCTGCTGCAACCGGACCACCTCGATTCGGATCGTGCCTTCGGCGACCACGGTAAAATTGTGGAACTCGCTGCCCTGG from bacterium encodes:
- a CDS encoding DUF481 domain-containing protein; this encodes MKIQNRLRTPIGVAMALVMVVLVSAGPALAQDEEEPKLGWFDTAEFSLLASGGNTEVQTIALRNTVIRRWDSSSLEIALGGVRSETTIISRVAVGSPADFRVIETRDTALTAENYLLRGRYDHRLSEKFFWFAGAGWDKNEFAGIDSRFSAFAGVGHVWFERENARFRTDYGVTLTDQDDVSGATSSFAGVRLSYDYWRQINAATSFDSDLILDENADDSSDYRADLTNSVSAALSERLALKASLQLLYDNRPALTEVPLIQGDFVDGTRVLAELDSLDSTLTVSLVANF